Sequence from the Bacillus thuringiensis genome:
ACCATTTCATTGTCTTTTTCAACGATAAATCGGCGTTCGCTTTGATCATGTATATGTTTATCGTATAAATCCTGCAGCTCCACAAATGCCTCATACGGCTCTTCAAACCAATACGACATAATATGTGCATTATTATTAAGTTCATGTACAAACTTTAAATCTTCTCGCTCTAATGGACGTAATTTTAATTCCTGACTCATTTCTATAACCTCCAAGTAAAAGAAACCTCTTCACTTAATTTCTCAATTTTTTTCAATTTCAAACGCCCTATTTACATTGTAAACTTTCAAGCAACTTGAAGGTCAAGACATAAAAAAGTAGTGCAAACTTATGTCTGCACTACTACTCTTTTCTCAAATCTCTCATATTTGATATGTATAAAGCAATGACTAAAACAAGAATTGCTCCTGCGTATAATAATGTCTCCATCGGTTCCTCATGAGATACGATAATTAAACGAATTAACGCCGTAATTCCGATATAAATAAAATAACGTAACGGAAAATGATAGTTCGATTTAAAATACTTAATAATTAACGCAATGAACTCGAAGTATAAGAAATAGACGATGATACTTTCAACTAATTTATATGACGTATACTTCTTTGCTGAAAATATGTATTGAATAAAAGTAATTGTCTCGTTAATTAAAAAAATAGATAAGACAATGGATAATATAATTAACGCTATATTTAATATCCACTGTAAAACACTCGCGATAAAATGATCGATATTAAATTTCATTTTCTCTTTAAACTCCCCTTCGTATAAGTACGTATTCATTATAGCAAAATTATGATTGGAAAGAAGTTAAATCATAGGTTCGTCCTTTGTTGTTGCCGGTGTATGGGATTTTCATTGTTTGGAAGAGTCGTTTAACCGCAGAACTAGATTGCATATTAAAGAATCCTCTCAATTTGCTATTAGTAGTTATCATTCCAAACAGAAGTGTGTAATCTTGCAAAGCACGTAAATGAGCTTGTTTAGACGTACTATTACAGTTTTGGCAACGCCATCCCTGCTTTTCTTTTAACATCGCCATGGTAAAACATTCCTCACACTGTACGCCCTTTAGCAACTCCTCTTCTTTAACTTTATATTGTACAAGAATATTTTGTCTCTGCGGGATGTGTCCATTCATAATTTGATTTATAAGTCCATTTATATTACTAATTGCTTCTTCTTTATATTGATTTTCAATCTGTTTGATTCTATTAGGTAAATTTGCACCGTGGATAATTTTATTAGGAAGTATTTCATCTGAAGTTTTAATAATTGTACGAGGAGAACTAATTACAACGAGAGATTCAATCGGAATATTATATAAATCATGCAAACTCAACCATTTTCTAAGCTGCATCTCTTGCCGTTTTAGTTGTAAAAGCGGATCTGGGAACCCTTCTTCCGAAGTACCATCTGCTATTCGAATAAGTTGATTAAACTTCGCATCAAAAATTAATGTGCCAATGATATTTTTTATTTCAAGAAAAAGAAGAAAACACGAGGAAACTATAAGGGTATCGATTTGGAAATAATGTTTCTGATCAAACAACCTGATATCATGTAAAATACTATATCTTGTTTCGGACAGAAAACTAAGTGGATATTCAATCGCCTGCTCTCCTTTATAGCCAGCCATAAATTTCGCTAGATTTTCAGCCACCATATTCCTTTTTGGGTGATGGGCAGGCAATCTTCTAAGTAAAGCTTCTAATTGAAGTAAATGTACGGGTATTTTTCGTTCTTTCACAATCATCTTTATCCACCTCCAAAATATATCAGCGATTTTTCAAATATATCAGCGCTACTCAAATTATATCGGCGATTTTCTAAATATATCGGCGCAACTCCAAATATATCAACGATTTTCTAAATATATCGACTTACCGACAAAAACCGACACAACAAACACTAATAGAATCCTATATACAGTATAGCATCACATCAAAAAGCGTACTGTAATCATAATATTAATCCGCCCATTTGATTCCGACAGTTTCAAAATGAGAGATTAGCATTTATCGTATGTAAAAGGCCATTTTCTAAGTATGAACAAATTTTAGGAATTAGTTTATCTTTTTTTAATGTTTTATTTAGAGGCAGTTTATACTCGAGGATTAACATAATAAACGTAGTAACTATTACTATAATCACAAACCGTACTACTTACATTTATAAAATGAGGAGACGATAAAAAATGAACAAAAAAACGAAAGCACTATCATCTATATTGCTCGGATTCACACTAGCACTAACCGGGTGTGTTGGTACTCAAGCTGAAGAAAACCATAGTAAGCCGAAACAAGAACAAACTGCTAAAGAAACAAAAAAGGAAAATAAGTTAACGAAAGGC
This genomic interval carries:
- the psiE gene encoding phosphate-starvation-inducible protein PsiE, with translation MKFNIDHFIASVLQWILNIALIILSIVLSIFLINETITFIQYIFSAKKYTSYKLVESIIVYFLYFEFIALIIKYFKSNYHFPLRYFIYIGITALIRLIIVSHEEPMETLLYAGAILVLVIALYISNMRDLRKE
- a CDS encoding nuclease-related domain-containing protein produces the protein MIVKERKIPVHLLQLEALLRRLPAHHPKRNMVAENLAKFMAGYKGEQAIEYPLSFLSETRYSILHDIRLFDQKHYFQIDTLIVSSCFLLFLEIKNIIGTLIFDAKFNQLIRIADGTSEEGFPDPLLQLKRQEMQLRKWLSLHDLYNIPIESLVVISSPRTIIKTSDEILPNKIIHGANLPNRIKQIENQYKEEAISNINGLINQIMNGHIPQRQNILVQYKVKEEELLKGVQCEECFTMAMLKEKQGWRCQNCNSTSKQAHLRALQDYTLLFGMITTNSKLRGFFNMQSSSAVKRLFQTMKIPYTGNNKGRTYDLTSFQS